A stretch of the Chlorobiota bacterium genome encodes the following:
- a CDS encoding DEAD/DEAH box helicase translates to MPFHLLGLADSLVQGILATGYTAPTQIQSLAIPVAVSGRDVIGCAQTGTGKTAAFVLPILNKLANNPDAKRRFPRALIITPTRELALQIENSVQGYGRFMKMRSLTIYGGVGYENQMSALKRGVDVVIATPGRLCDHMNRKTINLSHIEVLVLDEADRMFDMGFINDVKKIIAETTNERQTLLFSATMSKEVRGLAAGILKNPKLIEVGITKSPAESITQYFYAVHQKSKLDLLTHIINSEDLDCVLVFSRTKHGADRITKYLERNDISSAAIHSERTQRQRENALDGFRRGKFKVLVATDIAARGIDVDGISHVINFDVPTHAEDYVHRIGRTGRANATGEAITFVDREENMHLQRIERYISKKVKPIKYAGFLEKPHESAFSESRFQENKLTGNRNDYPSRSSNSRGSDSRGTNSRGNDSRRSFDSSRSSDSRRSTGSPKNYESRMSSKTPFSPDSIKSFDSNNSSTFTKRTTRPRSVNDNYSSSTSTVRKDSNSADVYSSAQRLNTSSEESFPKKALTRKSFGDSSSDDSREFKKRRTKIDSTNESKKNNTFQWTKKSFGSKKKF, encoded by the coding sequence ATGCCATTTCATTTACTTGGTTTGGCGGATTCTCTTGTTCAAGGAATTCTTGCAACAGGATATACCGCTCCAACTCAAATTCAATCTTTAGCTATTCCAGTTGCTGTTTCAGGACGAGACGTTATTGGATGTGCTCAAACAGGTACTGGTAAAACTGCTGCTTTTGTTTTACCAATATTAAACAAACTTGCTAACAATCCTGATGCCAAAAGACGTTTTCCAAGAGCTTTAATCATTACTCCAACTAGAGAATTAGCACTACAAATTGAAAATTCTGTTCAAGGTTATGGGAGATTTATGAAAATGAGAAGCTTAACTATTTATGGTGGTGTAGGTTATGAAAATCAAATGTCAGCCCTTAAAAGAGGTGTAGATGTTGTTATAGCTACTCCTGGCAGGCTATGTGATCATATGAATAGAAAAACTATTAACCTATCACATATTGAAGTTTTAGTTTTAGATGAAGCAGATAGAATGTTTGATATGGGTTTTATTAATGATGTTAAAAAGATCATAGCTGAAACTACAAATGAAAGACAAACACTTTTATTTTCAGCTACTATGTCTAAAGAAGTTAGAGGTTTGGCAGCTGGGATTTTAAAAAATCCAAAACTTATAGAAGTTGGTATAACCAAAAGTCCTGCCGAATCTATTACTCAATATTTTTATGCAGTTCATCAAAAATCTAAATTAGATTTATTAACTCACATCATTAACTCTGAGGATTTAGATTGTGTTTTAGTATTTTCAAGAACAAAACATGGTGCGGACAGGATTACTAAGTATTTAGAAAGAAATGATATTTCTTCTGCAGCTATTCATTCTGAAAGAACACAAAGGCAACGTGAAAATGCTTTAGATGGTTTCAGAAGAGGTAAATTTAAAGTTTTAGTTGCTACAGATATTGCAGCTCGTGGAATTGATGTTGATGGAATTTCACACGTTATTAATTTTGATGTTCCAACTCATGCCGAAGATTATGTTCATAGAATTGGAAGAACTGGTAGAGCTAATGCAACAGGAGAAGCAATTACTTTTGTTGATCGTGAGGAAAACATGCATCTACAGAGGATTGAGAGGTATATTTCCAAAAAAGTTAAACCTATAAAATATGCTGGGTTTCTTGAAAAACCTCATGAAAGTGCATTTAGCGAATCTAGATTTCAAGAAAATAAGTTGACAGGTAATAGAAATGATTATCCTAGCAGATCAAGTAATTCAAGAGGATCTGATTCAAGAGGTACTAATTCTAGAGGAAATGATTCTAGAAGAAGTTTTGATAGTTCTAGGAGTTCTGATTCTAGAAGAAGTACTGGAAGTCCTAAGAATTATGAATCAAGAATGAGTTCTAAAACTCCTTTTAGTCCAGATTCTATAAAAAGTTTTGATTCAAATAATTCATCCACTTTTACTAAAAGAACAACTAGACCAAGAAGTGTAAATGATAATTATAGTTCTTCAACTTCAACGGTTAGAAAAGATAGTAATTCGGCAGATGTTTATTCCTCTGCTCAGAGATTGAATACAAGTTCTGAAGAATCTTTTCCAAAAAAAGCTTTAACTAGGAAATCTTTTGGTGATTCTTCTTCTGATGACTCAAGAGAATTTAAAAAAAGAAGAACTAAAATAGATTCTACAAATGAAAGTAAAAAAAACAACACTTTCCAATGGACTAAAAAAAGTTTTGGTAGCAAAAAGAAATTTTAA
- a CDS encoding peptidoglycan-binding protein, which yields MLYLKRGSSGAFVVTLQTKLLNSGFNPGKIDGNFGGGTEAAVIAFQKSEDLLPDGIVGIETIAKLKLSNTPQEVIEPNTTSFKNKFSVEIVSKLFPTTPISNIRKNLPFVLDSLADLKLDDKDMILMALATIRAETEGFEPISEFRSRWNSSPRGHSFDLYDNRSDLGNKGKPDGASFKGRGFIQLTGRANYTFYSLKLRLGNQLIESPDLANNPSVAAKLLAYFLKDKEKLIRQAILEKNLKQARKLVNGGSHGYSIFKNTFKTGNKLI from the coding sequence ATGTTATATCTAAAAAGGGGTTCATCTGGAGCATTTGTTGTAACATTACAAACAAAGTTATTAAATTCAGGATTTAATCCTGGTAAGATTGATGGTAATTTTGGAGGTGGTACTGAAGCTGCTGTAATCGCCTTCCAAAAAAGTGAAGATTTATTACCAGATGGAATTGTTGGTATTGAAACAATTGCCAAACTAAAATTATCAAACACACCTCAAGAAGTTATAGAACCAAATACAACTTCATTTAAAAATAAATTCTCTGTAGAGATAGTTTCAAAATTATTCCCAACAACACCAATTTCTAATATCAGAAAAAATCTCCCTTTTGTACTTGATTCATTAGCAGATTTAAAACTTGATGATAAGGATATGATTCTTATGGCTTTAGCAACTATCAGAGCTGAAACTGAGGGCTTTGAGCCGATAAGTGAATTTAGATCTAGGTGGAATTCATCCCCAAGAGGTCATTCTTTTGATTTGTATGATAATAGATCTGATCTTGGAAACAAAGGCAAGCCAGATGGAGCTAGCTTTAAAGGAAGAGGATTTATCCAACTAACTGGAAGAGCAAATTATACATTTTACAGTTTAAAATTAAGATTAGGTAATCAACTTATTGAATCACCTGATTTAGCTAATAACCCATCGGTTGCAGCTAAACTACTTGCATACTTTTTGAAAGATAAAGAAAAACTTATTCGACAAGCAATTTTAGAAAAGAATTTGAAACAAGCAAGAAAACTTGTTAATGGTGGCAGTCATGGCTACTCCATTTTTAAAAATACTTTTAAAACTGGCAATAAGTTGATTTGA
- the rdgB gene encoding RdgB/HAM1 family non-canonical purine NTP pyrophosphatase, whose translation MASNNSNKIEELKSILNEILGVRIITLNDINITIDIIEDGETLEENAYIKAKTINNITNLPVIADDTGLEVLELNKKPGVLSARYAGKDCNSKNNRIKLLNDLTSIKNRNASFKTVICFVDEFNTIFSEGEVRGKITYEEKGENGFGYDKIFELEINEKTYAEMTIQEKNYLSHRALAINDLKRKLTNLINS comes from the coding sequence TTGGCATCTAATAATTCAAATAAAATAGAAGAATTAAAGTCTATTTTAAATGAAATATTAGGTGTTCGTATTATTACCTTGAATGATATTAATATTACAATTGACATTATTGAAGATGGAGAAACACTTGAAGAAAATGCCTATATTAAAGCTAAAACTATTAATAATATTACAAATTTACCAGTAATAGCTGACGATACTGGTTTAGAAGTTTTAGAATTAAATAAAAAACCAGGAGTATTATCAGCACGGTATGCAGGTAAAGATTGTAATTCAAAAAATAATAGAATTAAATTGCTTAATGATTTAACAAGTATAAAAAATAGGAATGCAAGTTTTAAAACTGTTATTTGTTTTGTAGATGAGTTTAATACTATTTTTAGTGAAGGAGAAGTTAGAGGAAAAATTACATATGAAGAAAAGGGTGAGAATGGATTTGGTTATGACAAAATATTTGAGTTAGAAATTAATGAAAAAACTTATGCAGAAATGACTATACAAGAAAAAAACTACTTAAGTCATAGAGCATTAGCAATAAATGATTTAAAAAGAAAGTTAACTAATCTAATAAATAGTTGA
- a CDS encoding GMC family oxidoreductase, which translates to MIPLFNFKGFSSFDPIDSLNKKEKYSLAFLNSFIITTSFLSISIYVLKFATFSNPFIFWIVVFLITFLFTPLILLMRKSSSIILMLLLIVPFLLIDLYFESNFRNHPIPPFLPPWVYNDNSLIGKYPYLIKVTFIIIVYSFFYAPFCLWVNRIIASVIKNEKYKIGCKKIEQQQNLFRNQWTDEVVNKPDFNFSFWILRIIGLLYFSYFLIILISYLGYSNYPIELVKFLDLTFSNPALTINTITKLAIMSTLCFIGAYNKNLRWHVAIILIIGHSISILSSLYYYLSTSINSSSDIYLLSSIIVDTIFVIFFMFVLKQHNKISEVFTSPKNFPEFYSIPHRITRYVYYLISISTACIFILVIYFRNFYSSNDSFGAIYGFPDPQVCNTLTLYGSISIIAFLIAKNENLRNHLFKTLTIPLGITIIVEILYFSVKHLAGNFIITQTRSTEMLQIDWYFVLNIFGNSLILVGIIALRKMFFNVDYSITNLSPSSALSVVSIHGAFYPETTQSDRYSIMQSIDIHSGEIQGRKRGLLNFPFWLVENIFSLICGLRISIASMDDENIRYYLYKYYLQTPVKRKNSLVPFLSEILYKIGIALHALVTMAHYSNPKLRSKTGFVPPDARDRLQSDVAISRPPFKDIAPLPVDEKDENNFKKNKNSNAKFPAPRISALIGESELPNDIDYLIIGSGPAGAVMAYRLASKHGINPEKIAIIERGKRYSALQDYTDVEIDMVRKLYKEGGLQQTKRYDMMILQAECMGGGSEVYNAICFKMPNQVKNIWQNDFDINLFDLDKEYQVIQSELGISEVDPNAINELVEQKFVNGVNGYNNKFNNGLNNVKLEANHANNFGAGMCNIGNRFLRKRTMTETYLAWAEGKGVKIFSGVSAIRFTKENNKASSVLVRSGGAMREIKINKSVIVTAGVIASSHFLMRSKVFGNVGKNVACNYAFPVAFEFNETLNSFDGAQITKGAIDVNSRAIFETYFNPPASFALSLPFYFDRFDNMMNNYNKLINFGALVGSDPSGLIEEKPNIIDGRPIVWNPTMKDKSNIKFALSTLAHIGKEAGAVKAVFPLEPGIDLNLEDDVSINTFIDNLNQYDLEMSDMHLTTAHPQGGNRMCGNNSNQKISRVVDSQFKLEGLDNVFVSDASIFPTGLTVNPQWTILAMSSLASKNI; encoded by the coding sequence ATGATTCCATTATTTAACTTTAAAGGTTTTAGTTCATTCGATCCTATTGACTCTTTAAACAAAAAAGAGAAGTATTCTTTAGCTTTCCTGAATTCATTTATAATAACTACTTCATTTTTATCCATATCAATTTATGTTTTAAAATTTGCAACTTTTTCAAACCCATTTATTTTCTGGATAGTAGTTTTTTTGATAACTTTCTTATTCACTCCATTAATTCTTTTAATGAGGAAGTCTAGTTCTATTATTCTAATGTTACTTCTAATAGTTCCTTTTCTTCTTATTGATTTATATTTTGAATCAAATTTTAGAAATCATCCAATTCCTCCTTTTCTTCCACCTTGGGTTTATAATGATAATAGTTTAATAGGGAAATACCCGTATTTAATTAAAGTAACTTTTATTATAATTGTTTATTCATTCTTTTACGCTCCATTTTGTTTATGGGTAAATAGAATTATTGCATCTGTAATCAAAAATGAAAAATATAAAATTGGATGTAAAAAAATTGAACAACAACAAAACCTGTTTAGAAATCAGTGGACTGATGAAGTAGTAAATAAGCCAGATTTTAATTTCAGTTTTTGGATATTAAGAATTATTGGGCTGCTATATTTTTCATACTTCCTTATTATTTTAATTAGTTATTTAGGTTATTCTAATTATCCAATTGAATTAGTAAAATTTCTTGATCTTACTTTTAGTAACCCTGCTCTAACAATCAATACAATTACAAAATTGGCTATTATGTCAACACTTTGTTTTATTGGTGCTTACAATAAAAACCTCAGATGGCATGTTGCAATTATTTTAATTATTGGACATTCAATTTCAATTTTATCTTCTTTATATTATTATTTATCAACTTCTATAAATTCAAGTTCAGATATTTATTTACTTTCATCTATAATTGTTGATACAATTTTTGTGATTTTTTTTATGTTTGTTTTGAAACAACATAATAAAATTTCTGAAGTTTTCACATCTCCAAAAAATTTTCCTGAATTTTATTCTATTCCTCATAGAATAACAAGATACGTTTATTATCTAATTTCGATTAGTACTGCTTGCATCTTTATTTTAGTAATTTATTTCAGAAACTTCTATTCTTCAAATGACTCTTTTGGAGCTATTTATGGATTCCCAGATCCTCAAGTATGCAATACTTTAACTCTTTATGGTTCAATTTCTATAATTGCATTTCTAATTGCTAAAAATGAAAACTTAAGGAATCATTTATTTAAAACTCTAACAATTCCATTAGGTATAACAATTATTGTTGAAATCCTTTACTTTAGTGTAAAGCACTTAGCAGGGAATTTTATAATAACCCAAACTAGATCTACTGAAATGTTGCAAATTGATTGGTATTTTGTTTTAAATATATTTGGAAATAGTTTGATACTAGTTGGAATAATTGCATTGAGAAAAATGTTTTTTAATGTTGATTATTCTATTACAAACCTTAGCCCATCATCGGCATTAAGTGTGGTTTCAATACATGGAGCTTTTTATCCAGAAACAACACAGAGCGATAGATATTCTATAATGCAAAGTATTGATATTCATTCTGGTGAAATTCAAGGAAGGAAAAGAGGATTACTTAATTTCCCTTTTTGGTTAGTTGAAAATATCTTCTCTCTTATTTGCGGATTACGTATAAGTATTGCTTCAATGGATGATGAAAATATTCGTTATTATTTGTATAAGTATTATTTACAAACTCCAGTTAAAAGAAAAAATTCATTAGTTCCTTTTTTAAGTGAAATATTATATAAAATTGGAATAGCGTTACATGCACTTGTAACAATGGCTCATTATTCAAATCCGAAATTAAGATCAAAAACTGGATTTGTTCCACCTGATGCTCGTGACAGATTACAAAGTGATGTTGCTATAAGTCGCCCCCCATTTAAAGATATTGCTCCTTTACCAGTTGATGAAAAAGATGAGAATAATTTCAAGAAGAATAAAAATTCGAATGCAAAATTTCCTGCACCACGTATTTCAGCTTTAATTGGAGAAAGTGAACTGCCAAATGATATTGATTACTTAATAATTGGATCTGGTCCTGCAGGTGCTGTAATGGCATATAGGCTTGCTTCTAAACATGGAATTAATCCTGAAAAAATTGCAATCATTGAGCGTGGTAAAAGATATTCTGCCCTTCAAGATTATACTGATGTTGAAATTGATATGGTCAGAAAACTTTATAAGGAGGGGGGATTACAGCAAACTAAAAGATACGATATGATGATTCTTCAAGCGGAATGTATGGGTGGAGGTAGTGAAGTTTATAATGCAATATGTTTTAAAATGCCAAATCAAGTAAAAAACATTTGGCAAAATGATTTTGATATTAATCTTTTCGATTTGGACAAAGAGTATCAAGTTATTCAATCAGAACTTGGTATTTCGGAAGTTGATCCGAATGCTATTAATGAATTAGTTGAACAAAAATTTGTTAATGGAGTAAATGGATATAATAATAAATTCAATAATGGTTTGAATAATGTAAAACTTGAAGCAAATCATGCTAATAATTTTGGTGCAGGAATGTGCAATATTGGAAATAGGTTTTTAAGAAAACGAACAATGACTGAAACGTATTTAGCATGGGCTGAAGGCAAAGGGGTTAAAATTTTTAGTGGAGTTAGTGCAATAAGATTTACAAAAGAAAACAATAAAGCATCAAGCGTATTAGTTCGTTCCGGAGGGGCAATGAGGGAAATTAAAATAAACAAATCAGTAATAGTAACAGCTGGAGTAATTGCAAGCAGTCATTTCCTTATGAGAAGCAAAGTTTTTGGGAATGTAGGCAAAAACGTTGCTTGTAATTACGCCTTTCCTGTTGCATTTGAATTCAATGAAACATTAAATTCTTTCGATGGTGCACAAATAACTAAAGGTGCTATAGATGTTAACTCAAGAGCTATTTTTGAAACGTACTTTAATCCTCCAGCTTCCTTTGCTCTTTCCCTTCCCTTTTATTTTGACAGGTTTGATAACATGATGAACAATTATAATAAATTAATAAATTTTGGTGCATTAGTTGGTTCAGATCCAAGCGGATTAATTGAAGAAAAACCAAATATTATTGATGGCAGACCAATTGTTTGGAATCCAACTATGAAAGATAAATCTAATATAAAATTTGCACTATCAACATTGGCTCATATAGGAAAAGAAGCTGGTGCTGTTAAAGCTGTTTTTCCACTTGAACCAGGAATTGATTTAAACTTAGAAGATGATGTTAGCATTAACACCTTTATTGACAATTTAAATCAATACGATCTCGAAATGAGTGACATGCACTTAACAACAGCTCACCCACAAGGTGGCAATAGAATGTGTGGAAATAATTCTAATCAAAAAATAAGTAGAGTTGTAGATTCACAATTCAAACTTGAAGGGCTAGATAATGTATTTGTAAGTGATGCATCTATTTTTCCAACAGGTTTAACTGTTAACCCACAATGGACTATTTTAGCTATGAGTTCCTTGGCATCAAAAAATATTTAA
- a CDS encoding metallophosphoesterase → MDTRNSTQIDRRYIVLSDLHATTGLNKSTGRWSTNEDFFWDEIFEEFLIHFNDGNTTLIINGDFFDFMQVIVSEFTENDYIKYPGLSPLDLNPKYGLKCTEPAMTLAIDLIAEGHEVLFRALAEFALNNKVVITKGNHDVQLYWVKVQIRIKEILKTYQPNLNFDNIEFRPWCYYVKDLFYIEHGNQYEDTTSFSNFLYPMLPEISGENKQLELDLSSFLVRYLTNAIEPINPLADNIRPISMFWSELFKKYPTLIIGIFIYALKYVVKIFSIAKKQKKNSESKASKSIIEENKRLIIQEAEFFSIANKAEFNKLSKAFIKFENNKFPVTLEQGPFKFIFNLIKPSILPTLYLITFSLYSFFCVPKIVSILKQWFINNFNKDSIYRITSYLYDKNIFNVGLTILGAVLMILIIRNLSKSKSSSVFDVSRNFRSIAIDIANTLNVPIVIFGHTHYSDIHKTNNGRTYFNTGTWMGIFEETELLYRDSKQFTFVKIENGKSKLLRWNSDNKSIEKVIIMDTESVNLGSENRIFNFILKLLKIT, encoded by the coding sequence ATGGATACTAGAAATTCAACTCAAATTGACCGCAGATATATTGTTTTATCTGATCTTCACGCCACAACTGGCTTGAATAAATCTACTGGTCGTTGGTCAACTAATGAAGATTTTTTTTGGGATGAAATTTTTGAAGAATTTTTAATTCATTTTAATGATGGAAATACAACTTTAATTATTAATGGAGATTTTTTTGATTTCATGCAAGTAATTGTTTCGGAGTTTACTGAAAATGATTACATTAAATATCCAGGTCTTTCACCACTTGATTTAAATCCTAAATATGGATTGAAATGTACTGAACCTGCAATGACTTTGGCAATAGATTTAATTGCTGAAGGGCACGAAGTCCTTTTCAGAGCTTTAGCTGAATTTGCTTTAAACAATAAAGTTGTTATTACAAAGGGGAATCATGATGTACAGCTTTACTGGGTTAAAGTACAAATTAGGATTAAAGAGATTCTTAAAACTTATCAACCAAATCTTAATTTTGATAACATTGAATTTAGACCATGGTGTTATTATGTAAAAGATCTATTTTACATTGAGCATGGAAATCAATATGAAGATACAACTTCCTTTAGTAATTTTCTTTATCCAATGTTACCAGAAATTTCTGGTGAGAATAAACAATTAGAACTAGATCTTTCGAGTTTTTTGGTTAGGTATTTAACCAATGCAATTGAACCAATAAACCCTTTAGCAGATAATATTAGACCGATATCAATGTTTTGGAGTGAGTTGTTTAAAAAATATCCAACACTAATTATTGGAATATTTATTTATGCTTTGAAGTATGTTGTCAAAATATTTTCAATAGCAAAAAAACAGAAAAAAAATTCTGAAAGTAAAGCTTCAAAATCAATTATTGAAGAAAATAAAAGATTGATAATTCAAGAAGCTGAATTTTTTTCAATAGCCAATAAAGCAGAATTTAACAAATTATCAAAAGCATTTATAAAATTTGAGAATAACAAATTCCCTGTAACCCTAGAGCAAGGACCTTTTAAATTCATTTTCAACTTAATCAAACCTTCAATATTACCTACTTTATACCTAATTACTTTTTCTTTGTATTCATTTTTTTGCGTACCAAAAATTGTATCGATTCTCAAACAATGGTTCATTAATAACTTTAATAAGGATTCAATTTATAGAATTACTAGTTATTTATATGATAAGAATATATTCAATGTAGGTTTAACAATCCTTGGAGCTGTTTTAATGATTTTAATTATCAGAAATCTTTCAAAGAGTAAATCATCATCTGTTTTTGATGTTAGTAGAAACTTCAGAAGTATAGCAATTGATATTGCGAATACTTTAAACGTACCAATTGTAATTTTTGGTCATACACATTACTCAGATATTCACAAAACAAATAATGGAAGAACTTATTTCAATACTGGTACTTGGATGGGGATATTTGAAGAAACAGAACTTTTGTATAGAGATTCAAAACAATTCACTTTTGTTAAAATTGAAAATGGAAAATCTAAACTCTTAAGATGGAATTCAGATAATAAATCTATTGAAAAAGTAATTATTATGGATACTGAATCAGTTAACTTAGGGAGTGAAAACAGAATATTTAATTTTATATTAAAGCTTTTAAAAATAACTTAG
- a CDS encoding DinB family protein, protein MKKSDLIVLPDYFDRYINLVDDVDINLALEKFGENLILNEKKFLIEIGNKIYQDDKWSIKDILQHIIDTERIFTYRALSFARKDKTSLPSFNENNFAKYANANNRELDDLIHEFKCVRDSSIQLFKSFNDENLLEIGISFNKEISVLAIGFTMVGHLLHHLNIIKERYYPLINL, encoded by the coding sequence ATGAAAAAATCAGACTTAATTGTACTGCCAGATTACTTTGATAGGTATATAAATCTTGTTGATGATGTAGATATAAATTTAGCTTTAGAAAAATTCGGTGAAAATTTAATATTAAATGAAAAAAAGTTTTTGATTGAAATTGGAAACAAAATTTATCAAGATGATAAATGGAGTATCAAAGATATTTTACAACATATTATTGACACTGAAAGAATATTTACTTATCGTGCTTTGAGTTTTGCAAGAAAAGATAAAACTTCACTTCCATCATTTAATGAAAATAATTTTGCCAAATATGCTAATGCAAATAATAGAGAATTAGATGATTTAATTCATGAATTTAAATGTGTAAGGGATTCATCAATTCAATTATTTAAAAGTTTTAATGATGAGAATTTATTGGAGATAGGGATTAGTTTTAATAAAGAAATTTCTGTATTAGCAATTGGATTTACCATGGTTGGTCATTTATTGCATCATTTAAATATAATTAAAGAAAGATATTATCCATTAATAAATTTGTGA
- the recQ gene encoding DNA helicase RecQ, whose product MNPLKILQTTFGFDSFRHNQKEIIKNVIDGNDSFVLMPTGGGKSLCYQIPALIFKGLTVVVSPLIALMKDQVDALKINGVPANFLNSTQSQNEQNTIIEQLRNNKLKLIYLAPERLIGEGNGFLSILKTLDISLFAIDEAHCISSWGHDFRPEYLQLSTLKVNFPNVPIIALTATADKITQKDILDKLNLDNPKTFLSSFNRPNIFYKVEKKQNTFAKIVEYISKHKNDSGIIYTLSRKNADEICQKLEELGFLCKPYHAGLSKDDRETNQNLFLRDEIKIIVATIAFGMGIDKSNVRFVLHYNLPKNIEGYYQETGRAGRDGLPSEALLFYSRGDVITLKKFIFIEDNENQSRIMLDKLNKMTNYAETNNCRRKFLLNYFDELHSGNCCNCDVCITTYDKFDATVIAQKALSAVSRLGERMGLNYLIEFLRGSNSDKIKEYHMSIKTFGIGADINKEDWYYYIKEIIQLGYLEQTQDQYPIIKLTKKSAEVLFGKEQVFLVKIIPNDKPQKIVKQKIISYDEELFQKLRSIRRLIADDEKVPSFIIFSDSTLVELSYYYPRAILDLKNISGFGEVKIRKYGQIFLEAIQQYCLEHNLDSRMNLKVQNIISPKNIETQNSSLDKIPTHELTYNLFKQGFSINEIAIKRGFTIQTIETHLFKYISKGVIDIKFFVSEPKVRVIEDELISQGLTSIKLVKEKLGENFTYNEIKAVIAFLEFKFNS is encoded by the coding sequence ATGAATCCATTAAAAATCCTACAAACAACATTTGGGTTTGACTCTTTTAGGCACAATCAGAAAGAAATCATTAAAAATGTAATTGATGGTAATGATTCTTTTGTATTAATGCCAACTGGTGGTGGCAAATCATTATGTTATCAAATACCAGCATTAATTTTTAAAGGGCTAACAGTGGTTGTTTCACCTTTAATTGCTTTAATGAAGGATCAAGTTGATGCCCTGAAAATTAATGGTGTTCCTGCTAATTTTCTTAACTCGACACAATCCCAAAATGAACAAAATACTATAATTGAACAACTTAGGAATAATAAGTTAAAGTTAATTTATTTAGCCCCTGAAAGATTGATTGGTGAAGGAAATGGCTTTTTATCAATTTTAAAAACTTTAGATATCTCACTATTTGCAATAGATGAGGCTCATTGTATTTCTTCATGGGGTCATGATTTTCGTCCTGAATACTTACAACTTTCAACACTTAAAGTAAATTTTCCCAACGTACCAATTATTGCTCTAACTGCAACAGCAGATAAAATCACTCAAAAAGATATTCTTGATAAATTAAATTTAGATAATCCCAAAACTTTTCTTTCTAGTTTTAACAGACCTAATATCTTTTATAAAGTGGAAAAGAAGCAAAATACTTTTGCTAAAATAGTTGAGTATATAAGCAAACATAAAAATGATTCAGGTATTATATATACTCTTAGTAGAAAGAATGCTGATGAAATTTGTCAGAAACTTGAAGAATTGGGATTTCTCTGTAAGCCTTATCATGCTGGGCTTTCTAAAGATGACAGAGAGACAAATCAGAATCTTTTTTTAAGAGATGAAATTAAAATAATTGTTGCTACAATAGCATTTGGTATGGGGATTGATAAATCGAATGTTAGATTTGTGCTTCATTATAATTTACCAAAGAACATTGAAGGTTACTATCAAGAAACAGGCAGAGCAGGACGTGATGGACTTCCAAGCGAAGCTCTTCTTTTCTATAGTCGAGGTGATGTAATTACATTAAAGAAATTTATCTTTATTGAAGACAATGAAAATCAGAGTAGAATTATGCTTGACAAGTTAAATAAAATGACAAATTATGCTGAAACTAACAACTGTAGAAGAAAATTCCTTTTAAATTATTTTGATGAGTTACACTCTGGGAACTGCTGTAATTGTGATGTTTGTATAACAACTTATGATAAGTTTGATGCAACTGTTATAGCTCAAAAAGCATTATCTGCTGTTTCAAGATTGGGTGAAAGAATGGGGCTTAATTATTTAATAGAATTTTTAAGAGGTAGTAATTCTGATAAAATTAAAGAGTATCATATGTCTATAAAAACATTTGGTATTGGAGCAGATATTAACAAAGAAGATTGGTATTACTATATCAAGGAGATTATACAATTGGGATATCTTGAACAAACTCAAGACCAATATCCAATTATTAAGTTAACCAAAAAAAGTGCTGAAGTTTTATTTGGCAAAGAGCAAGTTTTTCTTGTTAAAATCATTCCAAATGACAAACCTCAAAAAATTGTTAAACAAAAAATTATTTCATATGATGAAGAATTGTTTCAAAAACTGAGATCTATTAGAAGATTAATTGCCGATGATGAAAAAGTTCCATCATTTATAATTTTTAGTGATTCAACTTTAGTTGAGTTATCATATTATTATCCTAGGGCTATTTTAGATTTAAAAAATATCTCAGGTTTTGGTGAAGTTAAGATTAGAAAATATGGTCAAATTTTTCTTGAAGCAATTCAGCAATATTGCTTGGAACATAACTTAGATTCAAGAATGAATTTAAAAGTTCAGAATATAATTTCACCAAAAAATATTGAAACCCAAAATTCATCATTAGATAAAATTCCTACCCATGAGTTAACATATAATTTGTTCAAACAAGGGTTTTCAATTAATGAGATTGCAATAAAAAGAGGGTTTACAATTCAAACAATTGAAACTCATTTATTTAAGTATATATCTAAAGGTGTTATCGATATTAAATTTTTTGTATCAGAACCAAAGGTAAGAGTTATTGAAGATGAATTAATATCTCAGGGATTAACTTCTATAAAACTTGTTAAAGAAAAGTTAGGTGAAAATTTTACATATAATGAAATTAAAGCAGTAATTGCATTTTTGGAATTTAAATTCAATTCTTAA